The region CTGTGAGGAGCATGGGGAGTGGAGCTCGGCCCTAGTGGCACTGGAGCGGGCGGAAAGGCTGGCTCCAGGCAAACATCCGGTGGCGCTGGTGCAGGGACTGGCGCTGGCCAAAGGCGGGCAATGGCAGGCGGCGGAAGCGGTGCTGGGAGAGTTTCTCACCGCGCATCCCAGCCATGCCAAGGCGCTGACGGAACGAGCGCGGGTGCGGCTGAAACTGAAGCGGCCAGACGAGGCGATGCGGGACTTTCAGGCGGTGCTGAAAAGTGCCCGCGAACCTGAGATGGAAGTGTTTTTGGAGACAGCGGTGGTTTGGGTTTTGCAGGGAGACCGGGCCGAAGCGGCGAAGGTTTTGAATGAGGGCCTCGTGCGGCTGGGCCCACACCCGGAGCTGCTGGAACGTGCGCTAGAAATGGCCGTGGCGGAGGGCCAGTTTGAGGTGGCCATGGGCCATCTGGAGGTGCTGAAGCAGACGAGCGCGCAACCGCAGGTGTGGCAGGCGCGGAAGGCCGGTCTGCTGGCCCAGGCGGGCCGCCGGGACGAGGCGCAAACGATGTGGCGTGAGCTGCGAGACCACCTGTTGGCCCTGCCAAATCTGGAGCGTGGCCAGCCCCACCTGAACCGACTTTTGGAAGAAGCGCAAACGGCGCTGGGTGAGCCCCCCGTGCCTGCCGTGGTGCAGGCACCGCCAGCCGAGGCCAAGCGCCCCTTTGCCACGCCCTAACCTATTTTACTCCCGTCAGTCCCCTCCCCCCCCGATTGTATGATTCGCCTGCACTGCCTTCTGGCTGCCACCTTTCTTTTAATCCTGAACCTGCCTGCCCAAACCACGGAGTTTGGCGGAATCACGGTGATCCAAAATGATGCGGGCAACGCGGCGACCTCCGTCAGCCTAACCAAAACTGCGGGTAGCTCGCCTTACTTCACCCTTGAAGGCGGCAACCGGGGTGACTATGAGGTGAACTTTGGCAGCGGGGTGGATCCCAGCGTGGGTGTGATGATCCCCTGCGTGGCCCAGCTTTCACGCGACAACACGGCGCAGGGAGACAGCATTGGGCGCTTTTATGCGACGGCGGCGTTTGGTCCGAATGACGGACTGGCGGATTACACGGTCGCACTTTTTAGCGCCCCTGCGGGTGGGGAGGTGAATATGGATGTGGCCTTTGGATTTTTCCCCTACAACCGCTGGATCGGCGGCATCGCCCGCAACACGGTGAACAATGGCGAGCTGACGGAGCTGGTGGGAAATCCGGGGCTGGTGATCAACACGCATTTCACGGATCTGGCGACGCCGAGCGGGCAGTACACGCTGAATCTGAATGCGCTGACAGGAAACAGCGCGGCGCAAAACGGCATCCTGCTGGTGGCCGGGGCGCGGAATGAGGACAACTATGCGCTGTCGCAGGCGAATGCGAACGGCAGCTTCACGATCTACTGCCATGACAATGGCGTGAATGGAGCGGACTATGAAAATGACGGCATCGGCTTTGTGTATCTGCCGACCGACAAGGTGGGCACGGATCACCTGACGGCTATCGGCCGGGTGAATGACGATGCCAGCCTGGATGTCTCCGCTCATGTGCCTGGCAAAACGGTCACCGTGAGCAAAGGCGGCACGGGGATCTGGCATCTCACCATCAGCGGTGAATCTGGCAGCACGGGCACGCTGCTGGTGAGCCCGGCGGGCGGCGTGGACAACACCACGGACAACATCGTGTCCTCCACCTGGGATGCCGCGAATGGCCGATGGGTGATCGAAAGCCGCGACCTGCCAGGGGCCACGCCAGGACTGCAAAATGGAACGGCGGCGACGGATGACATGTTCAGCTTTGCCTTTTTCACGGCCCCCGTTTTGCCGACGGTGACGCTGACCTCCCCTGCCCCGGCGGCCACGGCCACAGGGCCTGCGGGCTTTGCCCTGGAAGCCACGGCCACGGATACCGATGGCAGCGTCGTTCAGGTGGAGTTTTTGCGCAATGGGTTGGTCATCGCCACAGACAGCGCGGCTCCTTATTCCTTCCAGGACAGCGGGCTGCGCGCGGGCCACTACGACTATCAGGCGAGGGCCACGGACAATGAAGGGAACATCGGGCTTTCACCTGTGGCCCAGGTGACGGTGACGCTGGAGCCGACCAGCATCCCGGCGAACACGGCGCTGTCCTTCGATGGCAGCGACGACTATGTGACGGCGGGTGCTGCGCCCACGCTGAATGTGGGCCAGATGGGCGATGCGGGATTCACGCTTGAATGCTGGTTCCGCCGCGAGGGCGCGGGGCGGACCTCGGGCTCGGGATCTGGAGGTGTCACGGCGGTACCCTTGTTCGGCAAAGGCCGGGGCGAAAGCGATGGCAGCGAGGTGGACTGCAACATCTTCTTTGGCATCAATGCAGCGGGCCGTCTGGTGGCTGACTTTGAAGCCCAGCCCGCGACGGGTGTGGCAGCGGGGGAGAACTTCCCCATCACGGCGATCCATGAGCCGGTGAGCAACCATGCCTGGCATCACGCGGCGGTGACCTATGATCATGCCACGAGCACCTGGAAACTTTACCTCGATGGAGCCGAGGTGGGCAGCGCGACCGTGACGGCCAATGCACGACCCCGGTTTGACAGCATCCAGCATTTCGGGATCGGCACGGCCCTGAACTCAACGGGCGTGGCGGAAGGGGCCTTTCGGGGACGGCTGGATGAAGCGCGGGTGTGGAACCATGCGCGCAGTGCAGCGGAGATCCTGGCGGGCAAAGACCAGGCCATCGAAAGTGCCACGGGCCTGATCGGGCGCTTTGGCATGAATGAAGGCACGGGAAGCACGACGGCGAGCGCCATCGGAGCGCACACAGGCACGCTGACGAACGGGCCGCTGTGGGTGGAAGGGGTGCCTTTTGGCATCACGAATGTACCGCCGACGGTGACGCTGACGCGGCCAGCGAATGTCTCCACCAGCGCTGTGGCGGAGCCGGCCACCTTTGAGGCCACAGCAGCCGATGCGGACGGCACGGTGATCAAGGTAGAGTTCCTGGTGGATGGCGTGAAGGTAGGCGAGGACGCAACCGCGCCGTACAGCTTCACCTGGACGGCACCCTCCATCGGCCAGTATGCCGTGCAGGCACGGGCGCTGGATGATCTGGGCGGCAGGGGCGAAAGCGAGGTGGCCACCCTGCATGTACTGGCCACGGCGAACCACCCTGCGGTGGTGCTGACCTCCCCCACCGATGAGGCTTCGGTGACAGGTAGCAGCGTGAATCTGCAGGCGAATGTTTTTGATCCGAACGGGGATGCGATGAGCGTGACTTTTTATGGCCGCCACACCACTCCGGTGACACCAGGGCCGGACTTCAACCTCGTTCAGATTCCGGATACACAGTTCTATTCGGAGGGGGCCTCAGGCCATGCGGATACCATCAGCGTGCAGCAGCTCATCGCCACCTTTGGCGAACAGACGAAGTGGGTGGTGAACAACCGGACTGCGCGCAATATCGCCTTTGTCAGCCACATGGGGGACATCGTGCAAAAGGGCAACAATGGCGGCAATGACATTGAGTGGACCCGGGCCTCCGCCGCCATGTCGAGATTGGAAAATCCGGTGACCTCCTTGCTTGCCCACGGGGTGCCGTTTGGCCTGGCACCGGGCAACCATGACATCGACCCCATCGGCAATTATGACGGAGGCTCCACCTCCTTTTACAATGAGTATTTCGGGATCAGCCGCTTTGCCAAACGCACCTACTGGGGTGGCAACTACGGCACGGACAACACGAACAATTACCAGCTTTTCAGCGCCAGCGGGCTGGACTTCATCGCCATCCACTTTGCCTATGACACGACGCCGAATGCGGCCATCCTGAACTGGGCGGATGCACTGCTGAAAGCGCACCCACACCGGCGGGCGATCGCCACGAGTCACTCCATCATTGGTGGTGGCAACCCGGCGACTTTTAGCTCGCAGGGGCGTGGCATCTATGATGCGCTAAAGGACAACCCGAACTTCTTCCTGATGCTGTGCGGGCACATCCATGCCGAGGGGCGGCGGGCGGATGTTTATCAGGGCAGGACGGTGTATTCCGTGCTTTCAGACTACCAGGGCACAGCCAATGGCGGCAATGGCTTTCTGCGCACGCTGACCTTCTCCCCGGCGGGCAATTCCATCCGACTGGAAAGCTATTCGCCCACGCTGGACCGGGCCGTGAATGCCAGCGATGGCATCCCATCCTGGGAAACCACGGTGCAGCTACCCTACAACATGCAGGCCCCGGTGATGGGCTGGGTGCCTCTGGGGACGGTGAGCGTGCCTGCGGGTGGCAGCACGGCGGCACTGAACTGGACGGGCCTGGAGCCTGGAAAAAACTATGAGTGGTACGCGGCGGTCTCCGACGGCAGCCTAACCAGCAGTTCGGCAGCAAGACGTTTTTCCACGGTGGCGAACGTGGCCCCAACCGTGACCCTGGACACCCCTGTCGCAGGAGCTGCCTTTGCCACACCGGTGACGATCCAGATCACGGCGACAGCGGCGGATGCGGACGGCTCCATCAGGCGCGTGGAGTTTTACCGTGAAGGGGTGAAGCTGGGAGAGGACAGCACTGCGCCGTATGCTTTTGCCTGGACGAATCCAACGTTAGGCACGCACAATCTTTCGGCGGTGGCGGTGGACAATGCCAATGTGGCAACGCTTTCCAACATCGCCCGCATCACGGTGCAGGTGGGCGATGAGCTGCCGACGGTCGCGATCACCGCCCCTGCCAACGGCACGGCCATCCCGGCACCTGGGAATGTGACACTGACGGCCAATGCGCAGGATGTGGAGGCCCCGGTGAGCAAGGTGGAGTTCTTCTCCGGCAGCACGACGCTGACCTCCCTGGGCGTGGATACGCAGGCTCCGTTCAGCCTCAGTCTGACGAATCTGGCCGCAGGCACCTACACCTTCACTGCCAAGGCGACCGACAGCCTGGGCCAGGTGGTGACCTCGGACTCCGTGCTGGTATCCGTCTTTGTGGAGGCTGCCGCGCCTACGGCCCCCACGCAGCGTTCGGTGGGCCTGTTTGATCCGCCCGCCTGGACGGTGGTGGGCACCAGTCCCCCGCCCTTTGATTTCAATCTGCCAGGGAACAATGATGGCGATCTGTCCCTGAAGGTCGCAGGGGCGGCGGTGCCGTTCAATGGCGGCATTACCCTGGCGACAAATTGGAATAGCCCTGCCAGCATCGCTGCGGGGGTACCTGCGCTGGATAACCTGGCGCTGCCTTATGCCGGGGCGGATGGCAATGCGAATGTCAGTGTGCTGGACAATGCCAATGCGAATGCCTCCACCGCGAACCCGGCCACGACGGAAGAGACCTCCGGCATCAGCGTGGCCTACCTACCTTATGCGGCGGGGTGGACAGGGGCCAGTGTGGACAGCAATGCGGCGGTGCTGAGCGGAAACCTGCCTGCGGGTGTGACGGTGGCAGCCCTTTCAGAACCTGGGACCTACTCGATTGATGGACTCTCCACGGCAGGGAATCTGCTGGCTGTGACGAATGGCAACGGTGGCACTGCGGGTGACAACGTCTGCTCGGTCCGCATCGCGGATGGCCGCTGGGTGGTGGATGTGCGGGACAATGATGCCTCGGGGCAAAACGGCACGTTCAGCTTTGTGTACATTCCTGCGGATACGCCGGGTGTTTTAGCAGCGGCCATCAGTAGCACAGGAGCGGTGACGAGGATGAATGCGGAGCTGGGTGAACTGGGCATGACGACCACGCCAGGTGCCGAAGGGCTGGACCTGCTTTTCGGCGATGGCACGGTGATCAATCCGGCCACGGCGGCGCTTTTCATCACGGCGGATTCTTCCCGCAATGCGGCGGCGGAGGACAACCTGGTGGCGTGGTCCACGAATGGGAACGCATTCCGTGTGTTCTCGCAAGATCTGCCGCAGGTCGGTGGCACGCATCAGCCGATTGATGTACGCATCCTCGTCATCCCCTTTGCCACGGCGAGCGGGGGCAACGTGGTCACGATCACGGCCCCGGATGCCACGGCGGGTGAGGCGGGCGGGGATCAGTCCCTGGACTTCACGATTTCGCGCAGCGGCAGCACCGCCCAAGCCTTGACGGTTTCGCTCGCGGCCACCGGCAGCGCGACGGCAGGGACGGACTACACGGGATTCCAAACCAGCGTGGTGATTCCGGCGGGGCAGTCTTCGGTGAATCTGCCGCTGGCGGTTCTGGCGGACAACCTTGCCGAAGGGATGGAGACGATCCAGATCACCGTGGTGGCGGAGGCGAGCTACACGCTGGATGCAGCAAACAGCGCCAGCGCGGACATTGCCGACAGGCCCGTGCAGGGCTGGTCGTTTGCCAACATCGGTAACCCGGCGAAACGTGGCCCCTATGAAGATGCGGATGGCGATGGGGTGCTGAACCTTTTGGAATACTTCATGGGCAGCCTGCCGGAGGATGGCCAGAGCATAGGCGGGACCGCCATCACGGCCACCCGTGAAAGCGCCACGTTTTGGTTTAACCGGGCCTTAAACCGGGAAGATGTGACGGCGGTGGTCGAGTGGTCTCCGGATCTGATCCACTGGCTGCGCAGCGGGCAGAGTCATGACGGCCTGAGGCTGAACATCGAGGTCACCACGGGGTCTGCACCCGAAGAGGACCCGCAGGTGATGCAGGGCATCGCCACGAATGCGGAGGGCGGTGCGCTGCCGGGCCGGGTGTTCTTCCGGCTGAAGGTGGAGTGAGCATGACGAGGCCTGCGATGAGTTCGTGGGGGCCAGATGGGAAGGCGGAAGCGAAGATTTGAGTAGCAACCCCCTTCCACCATGAAAACATTGCCTGAACTACTCATCGTTACTGATCGCGGACACTTCATCGCCTACCGTGGCTATGCACAGGGGCGACTCACCGCCCTGGATGCCATGGACATTCCCGAGTCCCTGGAAAAGCTGAGCGACCAGGTGACGGACAAAGCGGGTGGTTTTTCCGCCATGGAATCCATGGGCCAGGGCAACTCCTCCGCCGAGCGGCTGCCTTTGGAAGCCGAGCTGGAACTGCGCTCAATCCGTAAGATCGGCCAGCGCATCGGCGAGCTGATCGACGAGCACGACATCAATACCTGGGGACTGGTGGCCGCCCCCGAAATTCACGGGGCCATCGTGGACCAAGTGCCACCGCTGATGCGGGACAAACTGGTGCTGCGGGTGAAAAAGAACCTGAACAACCAGACGCCGGAAGAGCTGCTGAAGCGGCTGGCGGAGGCCTGAGGACACCGCGGCCCGCTCCTTCTGAAGAAGCGGGCCACGTCTAGATCATTCCTTCAACGAGGCTTCATAGGCATCGTTGATGAGGCAGTCGTCGCCGAGGGCATCTTTGAGAGGATCCACGGCGGTGGCGCTGAAGCCCAGATGCAGGTGACGACGCCAGCCTTCGGCGAAGTCGAACTGGCCGGAAAGAGCGCCTACCTTGCGGGAAGATTCGTCCATGCTCACGAGGTAGGAGTCCATGCCCTGCGTGACATCCAGCCAATGTTTCTGGCTGACGTGGGCAGCGAGGGATTCGCGCTTTTTCGCGTGGACCCGGGTGGTGTTGACATAGGCCCCGGCGTGGATGCGCTTGCGGAGGGGATCGCACAGGCCGTGAGGCATGGCGTGATAGACCGTTACGTCATGGAGGAAGGAGGGCCGCTGGGGATCGGTGACGAAGTTCTGGATGGGATGGGCAAAAGCAGCCGTGCAGGCCAGGCGCTGGGCGTTCTGATGGTCCTCCATGTAATCGGCGGGCGAGTGGGTGAGGACGATGGTGGGCTGGGCCTCGCGGACGACAGCGGCGACTTTGCGCAGGAGTGGCACGCTGTAGGTAAGCTCCAGGTCATCGGCGATAGGCGGGTAAAACGTGGCCCCCAGGATGCGAGCGGCCTCCTGCCCTTCCGCCAAGCGAGTACGGGAGGTGGTGGGCCCATCCATTTGCACCGAACCACCGTTGCCCGTGCACATATTCATGTAATGCAGGTCCCAGCCCCGCTCCTGCAAGAGGAGCATGGTGCCAGCGGCAACAAATTCAATGTCATCTGGGTGGGCAAAGAGAGCGAGGACGGAGGGCATGATGGGATGGACAGCATGCTACGTCAGATTTCCCATGCTGTTGTCACAGAATTGCATGCAGATGGACTGGTTTCCTAGTTCCTATGAGTGCGATCAGAGCAGTGTCTGGGATAAAGCCCCTTTTCCCTGAAAGCTTCCACCCCGGAAACGCGTCAACTCTTCCTCATGCATGGACTGGCCATCAGCTCCCTCGGCCGCCTAAAAATCCGCCAAGATATCATGCTCGCTAGCCCCCCTAGGAACCGTCAGAGATCGCGGCCCCGGCTAACCGTGGATCTCGTTTCTCAGGGCTGACGTCGCCTGCTCTCTTTTCCGTTTGCTGGTCAAGACGAAGAAGCCATGACTCCTTATTCCGCCCCCCAGGTGGATTTCAGTCGCCCGCAGGAGGAAAGCTGCCATGCACTTTCATGCGGGTACGCCGTTCTCAGAGCACACTCCACCATGGAACTTATCCTCTTCATCCTCTGTGTATTTTCTGCCCTGGGTGGTTTAATCCGCGCTGACGTCCCCTCGAAGCCCAACATCATCGTCATCCTTGCCGATGACATGGGATACGGGGATGTCGGATGCTTCGGTGCAAAGGACATCCGCACCCCGCATCTCGACAGGATGGCTTCGGAGGGTTTGAAACTCACCTCCTTCTATGCGCAACCGATTTGCGGACCGAGCCGAGCCGCGCTCATGACGGGCAGTTATCCCAACCGAATCGGCGAGGTGGGTAACCGCAAAAACGGCCACACGCTGCCAGACACGAAGGAAATCTTCATCGCCGAGATGCTACGGGACGCAGGCTATCGCACGGGCATCGTCGGCAAATGGCATCTTGGCATGAGCGAAGGGTGCGATCCCATCGCGCAAGGCTTTCAGCACGCTTACTTTACTCCCGCCTTCAACGGAGCCACAAGGGACATCCAGCCCCGAGCCGTTGTGCCCTTCATGCGCAAACCTGGAGAGGTCGTGCGCACCATCCAGAGTCAGGCAGATATGGACACGCTCACCGCCGACTGCACCCGCGAGGCGCTGGAGTTCCTGCGTGGTGCCGCCGATGAAGAGCCAGGAACCAAGAAAAAGACACCCTTCTTTCTGTACCTTGCCTACCACATGCCGCATGTGCCGCTGGGTGTGTCAGCGAATTTTCGTGGGAAGTCCGCGCGCGGTTTGTATGGCGACACCATTGAGGAACTCGACTCCGCCATCGGAGACATCTTCTCAGAGCTGAAAAAGCTAGGCATTGATGACAACACCTTGGTTGTTTTCACCAGCGACAACGGCCCCTGGACCGACAAACAAATCGGTGACCACGGAGGCAGCCCGAAGCCTTTTCGCGGAGCCAAAATGACCACCTGGAAAGGTGGCTGGCGAGTCCCGGGCATTGTACGCTGGCCTGGTCATGTGCCCGCTGGCAGAACCAGTGATGGCATCGCCGCCACCATTGACCTCCTGCCGACCTTCGCCGGACTCTCCGGAGTAAAACTCCCCGCGACTCAACTCGACGGTCTTGATCTCACCAACTTCCTTACGAAGTCAGATGCACGCAGTCCACGTGAAACTTTCCTCTACCACAACGGCACACGCCTCACCGCCGTACGTCACAAGGACTGGAAAATAGTTTTTGCGCGCCCCGAAGGCGGAGAAATGCCCTACATGCCCAGCTTCGTCACCAGCCATATCGAAGCCTTGTCCACGAACCAGCTCTACAACCTCCGCACCGACCCTGGTGAAACTAAGAACCTCGCCACAGATCAACCCGCCGTCATGCAATCCCTGGCCAAG is a window of Prosthecobacter algae DNA encoding:
- a CDS encoding tetratricopeptide repeat protein, producing the protein MASLPQFFAISLRGLMFSLVCGWTTSACGHGDYHEVVAEIEAALKKEPENAELHFRLAVACEEHGEWSSALVALERAERLAPGKHPVALVQGLALAKGGQWQAAEAVLGEFLTAHPSHAKALTERARVRLKLKRPDEAMRDFQAVLKSAREPEMEVFLETAVVWVLQGDRAEAAKVLNEGLVRLGPHPELLERALEMAVAEGQFEVAMGHLEVLKQTSAQPQVWQARKAGLLAQAGRRDEAQTMWRELRDHLLALPNLERGQPHLNRLLEEAQTALGEPPVPAVVQAPPAEAKRPFATP
- a CDS encoding Ig-like domain-containing protein, with the protein product MIRLHCLLAATFLLILNLPAQTTEFGGITVIQNDAGNAATSVSLTKTAGSSPYFTLEGGNRGDYEVNFGSGVDPSVGVMIPCVAQLSRDNTAQGDSIGRFYATAAFGPNDGLADYTVALFSAPAGGEVNMDVAFGFFPYNRWIGGIARNTVNNGELTELVGNPGLVINTHFTDLATPSGQYTLNLNALTGNSAAQNGILLVAGARNEDNYALSQANANGSFTIYCHDNGVNGADYENDGIGFVYLPTDKVGTDHLTAIGRVNDDASLDVSAHVPGKTVTVSKGGTGIWHLTISGESGSTGTLLVSPAGGVDNTTDNIVSSTWDAANGRWVIESRDLPGATPGLQNGTAATDDMFSFAFFTAPVLPTVTLTSPAPAATATGPAGFALEATATDTDGSVVQVEFLRNGLVIATDSAAPYSFQDSGLRAGHYDYQARATDNEGNIGLSPVAQVTVTLEPTSIPANTALSFDGSDDYVTAGAAPTLNVGQMGDAGFTLECWFRREGAGRTSGSGSGGVTAVPLFGKGRGESDGSEVDCNIFFGINAAGRLVADFEAQPATGVAAGENFPITAIHEPVSNHAWHHAAVTYDHATSTWKLYLDGAEVGSATVTANARPRFDSIQHFGIGTALNSTGVAEGAFRGRLDEARVWNHARSAAEILAGKDQAIESATGLIGRFGMNEGTGSTTASAIGAHTGTLTNGPLWVEGVPFGITNVPPTVTLTRPANVSTSAVAEPATFEATAADADGTVIKVEFLVDGVKVGEDATAPYSFTWTAPSIGQYAVQARALDDLGGRGESEVATLHVLATANHPAVVLTSPTDEASVTGSSVNLQANVFDPNGDAMSVTFYGRHTTPVTPGPDFNLVQIPDTQFYSEGASGHADTISVQQLIATFGEQTKWVVNNRTARNIAFVSHMGDIVQKGNNGGNDIEWTRASAAMSRLENPVTSLLAHGVPFGLAPGNHDIDPIGNYDGGSTSFYNEYFGISRFAKRTYWGGNYGTDNTNNYQLFSASGLDFIAIHFAYDTTPNAAILNWADALLKAHPHRRAIATSHSIIGGGNPATFSSQGRGIYDALKDNPNFFLMLCGHIHAEGRRADVYQGRTVYSVLSDYQGTANGGNGFLRTLTFSPAGNSIRLESYSPTLDRAVNASDGIPSWETTVQLPYNMQAPVMGWVPLGTVSVPAGGSTAALNWTGLEPGKNYEWYAAVSDGSLTSSSAARRFSTVANVAPTVTLDTPVAGAAFATPVTIQITATAADADGSIRRVEFYREGVKLGEDSTAPYAFAWTNPTLGTHNLSAVAVDNANVATLSNIARITVQVGDELPTVAITAPANGTAIPAPGNVTLTANAQDVEAPVSKVEFFSGSTTLTSLGVDTQAPFSLSLTNLAAGTYTFTAKATDSLGQVVTSDSVLVSVFVEAAAPTAPTQRSVGLFDPPAWTVVGTSPPPFDFNLPGNNDGDLSLKVAGAAVPFNGGITLATNWNSPASIAAGVPALDNLALPYAGADGNANVSVLDNANANASTANPATTEETSGISVAYLPYAAGWTGASVDSNAAVLSGNLPAGVTVAALSEPGTYSIDGLSTAGNLLAVTNGNGGTAGDNVCSVRIADGRWVVDVRDNDASGQNGTFSFVYIPADTPGVLAAAISSTGAVTRMNAELGELGMTTTPGAEGLDLLFGDGTVINPATAALFITADSSRNAAAEDNLVAWSTNGNAFRVFSQDLPQVGGTHQPIDVRILVIPFATASGGNVVTITAPDATAGEAGGDQSLDFTISRSGSTAQALTVSLAATGSATAGTDYTGFQTSVVIPAGQSSVNLPLAVLADNLAEGMETIQITVVAEASYTLDAANSASADIADRPVQGWSFANIGNPAKRGPYEDADGDGVLNLLEYFMGSLPEDGQSIGGTAITATRESATFWFNRALNREDVTAVVEWSPDLIHWLRSGQSHDGLRLNIEVTTGSAPEEDPQVMQGIATNAEGGALPGRVFFRLKVE
- a CDS encoding host attachment protein, with product MKTLPELLIVTDRGHFIAYRGYAQGRLTALDAMDIPESLEKLSDQVTDKAGGFSAMESMGQGNSSAERLPLEAELELRSIRKIGQRIGELIDEHDINTWGLVAAPEIHGAIVDQVPPLMRDKLVLRVKKNLNNQTPEELLKRLAEA
- a CDS encoding PIG-L deacetylase family protein, coding for MPSVLALFAHPDDIEFVAAGTMLLLQERGWDLHYMNMCTGNGGSVQMDGPTTSRTRLAEGQEAARILGATFYPPIADDLELTYSVPLLRKVAAVVREAQPTIVLTHSPADYMEDHQNAQRLACTAAFAHPIQNFVTDPQRPSFLHDVTVYHAMPHGLCDPLRKRIHAGAYVNTTRVHAKKRESLAAHVSQKHWLDVTQGMDSYLVSMDESSRKVGALSGQFDFAEGWRRHLHLGFSATAVDPLKDALGDDCLINDAYEASLKE
- a CDS encoding sulfatase, whose product is MELILFILCVFSALGGLIRADVPSKPNIIVILADDMGYGDVGCFGAKDIRTPHLDRMASEGLKLTSFYAQPICGPSRAALMTGSYPNRIGEVGNRKNGHTLPDTKEIFIAEMLRDAGYRTGIVGKWHLGMSEGCDPIAQGFQHAYFTPAFNGATRDIQPRAVVPFMRKPGEVVRTIQSQADMDTLTADCTREALEFLRGAADEEPGTKKKTPFFLYLAYHMPHVPLGVSANFRGKSARGLYGDTIEELDSAIGDIFSELKKLGIDDNTLVVFTSDNGPWTDKQIGDHGGSPKPFRGAKMTTWKGGWRVPGIVRWPGHVPAGRTSDGIAATIDLLPTFAGLSGVKLPATQLDGLDLTNFLTKSDARSPRETFLYHNGTRLTAVRHKDWKIVFARPEGGEMPYMPSFVTSHIEALSTNQLYNLRTDPGETKNLATDQPAVMQSLAKLTDESRAYLGDFTGPGTGARFFEKGPRWPSSAERKSQRPKKNKPK